One Drechmeria coniospora strain ARSEF 6962 chromosome 01, whole genome shotgun sequence genomic region harbors:
- a CDS encoding eukaryotic translation initiation factor 5B, which translates to MAPKKKGNKKAQDDWEADLGETIPPADPAASDAVNADANADNGDDEAAGGGGGLMAMLRKNKDKRNKKGLTDDDVHGSDAAPAHPASAQEASMDTEFALPDKKGKNFKGKQAPGKDKPADEVNDSGKILTKAEKEKLKKEREKQRKKEQAAKKKTPTAAAKAPEPSKTTTSSAKDTVTNTPASADAADAGGKKKKVPAHLAMIQKQQEELRRRRDEEERLLAAAKARAEEEEQLAEEEIKRREEQRAIKKQKEKERIEQLKKEGKFLTKAQKEEKARNERKLQQMLAAGIKVGPQETADGESKKKPAYDRKKRSKIEQKASTLEADEEAALIEAAERAHSEAEKAIKAAEAKAARKKAEAEAKEAAAKKAAESDIDDDWEAAAEADDDSVKDTWDDDSGDEAAKSTGQQKKGSKEADDDDDDDEEEDSESESEDEAVSAARQAEVQRKKEAAARREKAHQAALAARSKDDLRSPICCILGHVDTGKTKLLDKIRQTNVQEGEAGGITQQIGATYFPVDAIRQKTAVVNKDNKFDFKVPGLLIIDTPGHESFSNLRSRGSSLCNIAILVVDIMHGLEPQTLESMRLLRDRKTPFIVALNKIDRLYGWKKVDNNGFQDSLALQSKAVRNEFENRLEQTKLAFAEQGFNAELFYENKSMAKYVSLVPTSAHTGEGVPDMLKLIVQLTQERMVGSLMYLSEVQATVLEVKAIEGFGMTIDVILSNGILREGDRIVLCGTEGAITTNIRALLTPAPMRELRLKSAYVHNKEVKAALGVKISAPGLEGAIAGSRLMVVGPDDDEEDIEDEVLSDLSNLLSRVEKSGRGVTVQASTLGSLEALLDFLKDCKIPVANVGIGPVYKRDVMQCGIMLEKAPDFAVMLCFDVKVDKEAQQYAADQGIKIFTADIIYHLFDSFTKHMEEMLERKKEESKMLAVFPCVLKPIAVFNKTSPIVIGVDVVEGQLKLNTPIAAVKSNPVTNAKEIISLGRVTSIEREHKQIPVCKKGQPSVAVKIEMGGHQPLYGRQLEEADTLYSLVSRASIDCLKEFYRKEVSNDEWQLIIKLKPLFDIN; encoded by the exons ATGGCGCCCAAGAAAAAGGGCAACAAGAAGGCCCAGGATGATTGGGAGGCCGATTTGGGCGAGACCATCCCCCCTGCCGACCCAGCCGCATCGGATGCTGTCAATGCAGATGCCAACGCCGAcaacggcgacgatgaagctGCGGGTGGGGGCGGCGGCCTCATGGCCATGCTGCGAAAGAACAAGGACAAGCGCAACAAGAAAGGTCTCACCGATGACGATGTGCATGGCTCGGATGCAGCGCCCGCCCACCCAGCAAGTGCGCAGGAAGCTTCGATGGATACCGAGTTTGCCTTGCCTGACAAGAAAGGCAAAAACTTCAAGGGAAAACAGGCGCCCGGAAAAGATAAGCCGGCGGACGAAGTGAACGACAGCGGCAAAATTCTTACAAAGGCCGAGAAGGAAAAGCTGAAGAAGGAGCGCGAGAAGCAGCGCAAAAAGGAACAG GCCGCAAAGAAAAAGACGCCCACTGCTGCTGCCAAGGCCCCGGAGCCTTCTAAAACGACGACCTCTTCTGCCAAAGACACTGTCACGAACACTCCTGCTTCCGCAGATGCCGCAGATGCCGGaggcaagaagaagaaggtgCCGGCACACCTTGCCATGATTCAGAAGCAACAGGAAGagctccgtcgtcgaaggGATGAAGAGGAGCGACTCCTGGCTGCGGCCAAAGCTCgtgccgaggaagaggaacAGTTGGCCGAGGAAGAGATAAAGCGCAGGGAAGAGCAAAGAGCTATCAAGAAGCAAAAGGAGAAGGAACGGATCGAACAGCTCAAGAAAGAGGGCAAATTCCTCACCAAGGCACAAAAGGAGGAAAAAGCGCGCAATGAGAGGAAGCTGCAGCAAATGCTCGCCGCTGGTATCAAGGTGGGCCCACAGGAAACAGCAGATGGCGAGTCCAAGAAGAAGCCGGCATACGACAGGAAGAAGAGAAGCAAGATTGAGCAGAAGGCAAGTACCTTGGAG GCCGATGAAGAGGCAGCCTTAATTGAGGCAGCCGAGCGAGCTCACTCCGAAGCCGAAAAGGCCATcaaggcggcggaggcgaagGCCGCGCGGaagaaggccgaggccgaggccaaggaagcGGCCGCGAAGAAAGCTGCCGAATCCGACATTGATGATGACTGGGAAGCAGCTGCTGAGGCTGATGACGATTCCGTCAAGGACACTTGGGATGATGACTCTGgtgacgaggcggccaagagcACTGGGCAGCAGAAAAAGGGCAGCaaggaagccgacgatgacgacgacgacgatgaggaggaggacagCGAATCCGAATCCGAAGACGAGGCGGTGTCTGCTGCGCGACAAGCCGAGGTGCAACGCAAAAAGGAGGCAGCCGCACGGAGAGAAAAGGCCCACCAAGCAGCGCTGGCTGCCCGCTCCAAGGACGATCTTCGCTCTCCTATTTGCTGCATTCTGGGCCACGTCGATACCGGCAAGACCAAACTCTTGGACAAGATTCGTCAGACAAATGTCcaagagggcgaggcgggcggcaTCACACAGCAGATTGGTGCCACCTACTTCCCCGTCGATGCTATCCGCCAGAAGACGGCTGTTGTGAACAAGGACAACAAATTCGACTTCAAAGTCCCCGGTCTTCTGATTATCGACACACCTGGTCACGAGTCCTTCTCTAACCTGCGATCCCGAGGTTCATCCCTATGCAACATCGCCATCTTGGTTGTCGACATCATGCACGGCCTGGAACCTCAGACTCTGGAGTCGATGCGGCTGTTGCGCGACCGAAAGACGCCATTTATCGTTGCCTTGAACAAGATTGACAGACTCTACGGCTGGAAAAAGGTAGACAACAACGGCTTCCAGGACAGCCTGGCCCTCCAAAGCAAGGCGGTTCGCAACGAATTCGAGAATCGTCTGGAGCAGACTAAGCTGGCTTTTGCCGAGCAGGGATTCAACGCCGAGCTTTTCTACGAAAACAAGTCCATGGCCAAATACGTCTCATTGGTGCCTACGTCGGCCCACACTGGCGAGGGTGTGCCCGACATGTTGAAGCTGATCGTCCAACTCACGCAGGAGCGCATGGTTGGTTCTCTGATGTATCTGTCAGAAGTGCAAGCCACCGTCCTCGAAGTGAAGGCCATCGAGGGCTTTGGAATGACCATTGACGTCATTCTGTCCAACGGTATCTTGCGAGAAGGCGACAGGATAGTGTTGTGTGGTACTGAAGGAGCCATCACGACCAACATCAGAGCTTTACTCACACCCGCCCCAATGCGCGAACTGCGTCTCAAGTCGGCATACGTACACAACAAGGAGGTCAAGGCCGCGTTGGGAGTCAAGATTAGTGCGCCGGGTCTTGAGGGTGCCATCGCTGGTTCGCGACTGATGGTCGTTGGAcccgacgatgacgaagagGATATCGAGGATGAGGTATTGTCCGACCTGTCCAACCTGCTCAGCAGAGTCGAAAAGTCCGGTCGCGGCGTCACCGTTCAGGCATCTACATTGGGCTCCTTGGAAGCCTTGCTCGACTTCCTCAAAGACTGCAAGATCCCCGTTGCGAACGTCGGGATTGGTCCGGTCTACAAAAGAGACGTGATGCAGTGTGGCATCATGTTGGAAAAGGCTCCAGACTTTGCGGTGATGCTCTGCTTCGACGTCAAGGTCGACAAGGAGGCGCAGCAGTATGCTGCCGACCAGGGCATCAAGATTTTCACTGCTGACATCATTTACCATCTCTTCGATTCGTTCACGAAGCACATGGAGGAGATGCTGGAGAGGAAAAAGGAAGAATCCAAGATGTTGGCCGTCTTCCCGTGCGTCTTGAAGCCCATTGCCGTTTTCAACAAGACGAGCCCTATCGTCATCGGAGTGGATGTCGTGGAAGGGCAGCTTAAGCTGAACACGCCCATTGCGGCTGTCAAATCCAACCCGGTGACGAATGCCAAAGAAATCATCAGCCTTGGCAGGGT GACGTCGATTGAGAGAGAGCACAAACAGATCCCTGTCTGCAAGAAGGGCCAGCCGTCGGTTGCCGTCAAGATCGAGATGGGAGGCCATCAACCACTGTATGGTCGGCAGCTAGAAGAGGCCGATACTCTCTACAGCCTCGTCTCCCGAGCTAGCATTGACTGTCTCAAGGAGTTTTATCGCAAAGAAGTTAGCAACGATGAGTGGCAGTTGATCATCAAGCTGAAGCCACTCTTTGATATTAACTAG
- a CDS encoding eukaryotic translation initiation factor eif-5a — translation MADEHDVTFESADAGASLTYPMQCSALRKNGFVVIKGRPCKIVDMSTSKTGKHGHAKVHLTALDIFTGKKYEDLSPSTHNMDVPNVTRREYQLLDISDDGFLSLMNDDGDTKDDVRMPDGEIGDKINKLFKVDEKDTNVIVLTSMGEEAAIEAKEAPRQ, via the exons atggccgacgag CACGATGTCACCTTCGAgtccgccgacgccggcgcctctCTCACCTACCCCATGCAGTGCTCTGCTCTGCGCAAGAACGGATTCGTCGTGATTAAGGGCCGCCCCTGCAAGATTGTCGACATGTCTACCTCCAAAACTGGCAAGCACGGTCACGCCAAGGTCCATCTTACTGCCCTCGACATCTTCACCGGCAAGAAGTACGAGGATCTCAGCCCTTCCACCCACAACATGGACGTGCCCAACGTCACCCGTCGCGAGTACCAACTG CTTGACATCTCCGACGATGGCTTCCTCTCCCTGATGAATGACGACGGTGACACCAAGGATGATGTCCGCATGCCCGATGGCGAGATCGGCGACAAGATCAACAAGCTCTTCAAGGTCGATGAAAAGGATACCA ACGTTATTGTTCTTACCTCGATGGGTGAGGAGGCCGCCATCGAAGCCAAGGAGGCTCCCCGCCAGTGA
- a CDS encoding Vps52 / Sac2 family protein yields MWLDRLAGAPTGLSGQSTPQPGSRSYSPLPRKNFPATLSPYVTSQRPGHSPRGSSLSLASNESSTSASLLSSARRVNGSGLRQTSTTAADVPESLKTLERLLQTDAKERTGSITEEDVGFDVDFGPHSLLDLASSQGSQESEDLATSASCSQTAQESRSLSSEGRQCRPNAADASKLDDKDKSRLDHLHRSISACDNVLHSVETNLASFRRDLAAVSADIEYLQARSTALSRRLQHRQEVEKTLSPFVDELCISPDIISKISTGHIDDSWAKMLSVVDKKSVMHARKTSLGAPRSKASEELGPLLERLTMKVRCPSARWSELNRSDLLITVTQAIERVRDFLVAQIKALRSPHINAQIIQQQNFVKFKDLYTFLHKHHGTLADEISQAYMNTMRWYYLTQFGRYDKALGKLKVHTLDKNDTLGHEDTSRMAAVLSSSRVAGPPHDPFNLGHRADLLKAKNQSALSSYLAEEDQATHYLEIPFQNFNLALIDNATAEYTFLVAFFSPALSISQILRNFNYIFEPTFDLGRRLSKSLASDSFDALGILLCIRLNQHVAFELQRRRVPAVDGYVNGTNMLLWPRLQVVMDRHCESVRLLTNSLPAKHHRSGGQSKLAAAPHVVSQRFGQLLHGFLTLCAEAGDDEPVAASLQRLRSEVEAFLNRLSLSYGSDKRKSGRFLYNNYSLILTIIGDAEGKLAAAQQEHFEQLKSAHQEES; encoded by the coding sequence ATGTGGCTCGATCGCCTGGCGGGAGCTCCCACCGGCCTCTCTGGCCAGTCGACGCCTCAGCCTGGGAGCAGATCATACTCCCCTCTGCCGCGCAAGAACTTCCCGGCAACCCTTAGTCCGTACGTGACCTCTCAACGGCCCGGGCACTCTCCTCGGGgttcctccctctccctcgcctccaACGAGTCCtccacgtcggcctcgttgcTCTCCTCGGCCCGGCGAGTCAATGGCTCCGGCTTGCGTCAAACGTCGACGACAGCGGCGGACGTGCCCGAATCCTTGAAGACTCTCGAAAGATTACTTCAAACGGATGCAAAGGAACGGACAGGCTCCATCACCGAGGAGGATGTCGGCTTTGATGTCGACTTTGGCCCACACTCTCTCTTGGATCTGGCTTCATCCCAGGGGTCCCAAGAGTCGGAGGATCTTGCTACGAGCGCGAGTTGCTCACAAACGGCCCAAGAAAGTCGGTCGCTTTCCAGCGAGGGACGGCAGTGTAGGCCAAATGCCGCTGACGCAAGTAAACTAGATGACAAGGACAAGTCCCGGCTCGATCATCTCCATCGATCCATTTCCGCCTGCGATAATGTACTGCACTCGGTGGAGACGAACTTGGCCAGCTTCCGCcgcgacctcgccgccgtatCGGCCGATATCGAATATCTGCAGGCGAGATCAACGGCCTTGAGCCGCCGCCTTCAGCACCGTCAGGAGGTGGAGAAGACTTTGAGTCcattcgtcgacgagctATGCATCTCTCCCGACATCATATCGAAGATATCCACAGGCCACATCGATGATTCATGGGCAAAGATGCTTTCCGTGGTTGACAAGAAATCAGTCATGCACGCCCGGAAGACCTCCTTGGGCGCTCCGCGTAGCAAAGCCTCCGAGGAGCTGGGACCCCTCCTAGAAAGGCTGACAATGAAGGTACGGTGCCCGTCGGCTCGATGGAGCGAGTTGAACAGAAGCGATTTGCTCATCACAGTCACGCAGGCCATCGAGCGGGTTCGTGATTTTCTCGTCGCTCAAATCAAAGCTCTCCGATCTCCTCACATCAACGCGCAAATCATTCAGCAGCAAAACTTTGTCAAGTTCAAGGATCTATACACCTTTTTGCACAAGCATCATGGTACGCTTGCCGACGAGATCTCTCAAGCTTACATGAACACCATGCGCTGGTATTACCTCACCCAGTTTGGGCGCTACGACAAGGCATTGGGGAAGCTCAAGGTTCACACGCTGGACAAGAACGACACCCTTGGCCATGAAGACACGTCCCGAATGGCGGCTGTGCTGTCGAGCTCGCGGGTTGCTGGCCCTCCGCACGACCCATTCAACCTCGGGCATCGAGCTGATCTGCTCAAGGCAAAGAACCAGTCAGCCCTCTCGTCCTACTTGGCGGAGGAAGACCAGGCGACGCACTATCTTGAGATTCCCTTCCAGAACTTCAACTTGGCCTTGATCGACAACGCCACGGCCGAGTACACCTTTctcgtcgccttcttctcccCCGCCCTGTCCATTTCCCAGATATTGAGAAACTTCAATTACATTTTCGAGCCGACATTTGACCTTGGTCGAAGGCTGAGCAAATCCCTCGCCAGCGACAGCTTCGACGCCCTGGGGATACTGTTGTGCATCCGACTGAACCAGCATGTGGCATTTGAGCTGCAGCGGCGCAGAGTTCCTGCCGTAGACGGCTACGTCAACGGCACCAACATGCTCCTCTGGCCGCGGCTGCAGGTCGTCATGGACCGCCACTGCGAGTCGGTGAGGCTTCTGACGAACTCCCTGCCGGCCAAGCACCATCGGTCCGGGGGGCAGTCCAAGCTGGCTGCCGCGCCTCATGTCGTCTCGCAGCGCTTCGGCCAACTCCTGCATGGCTTCCTCACGCTCTGCGCCGAGGCTGGCGATGATGAACCGGTCGCCGCTAGTCTCCAGCGCCTGCGATCCGAGGTTGAGGCGTTTTTGAACCGCCTGAGCCTATCATATGGCTCGGACAAGCGCAAGAGTGGACGGTTCCTCTACAACAACTATTCTCTAATACTCACCAtcatcggcgacgccgagggtaAGCTCGCCGCGGCACAGCAAGAGCACTTTGAGCAACTTAAGTCGGCCCATCAGGAAGAGTCGTGA
- a CDS encoding Rab-GAP/TBC domain protein — translation MPPSRNSDAHGRRHGRRRRSSLAAGSAPDRGDDQHHKHSHDDCDTCWSIHKRSEIIEACQWRDIAKLAAHAESRGGFLSDDLRRVAWPILLGSSSGDGAGSDQIGHAVGSPALATGDWKDLPRHRDEDQVELDVKRSFIYYPNVRSDTQLERYKSELSSLILEVLRRSPYLCYFQGYHDICQVFMLVLEPAQRARLVSRLSILRIRDFMLPNLGPTTAQLELLPDILLRADPELRRHVASTEPFYALAGTLTMYAHNIEAYRDISRLFDVLLAREPVFSLYLFAQIVIDRRAEILAIDEPDMLQVFLAKIPSNMDLDALIGRSVSLCETYPPDSLPSWKRVSTASVLKTATNVSLCAEQRFEDGHAYFQQQAKEIRQLEMRNWARMTLRRYRRPARAIGFAVLVAAIAYVLRRNQSILYHHITLLFSR, via the exons atgccgccgtcgagaaaTTCCGACGCACACGGCCGAAGgcatggacggcgacgacgaagcagctTAGCAGCCGGCTCGGCTCCTGACCGGGGAGATGACCAGCACCACAAGCACAGTCATGATGACTGCGACACATGCTGGTCCATCCACAAGAGGAGCGAAATCATAGAGGCCTGCCAATGGCGCGACATTGCAAAGCTCGCAGCTCATGCCGAGTCCCGCGGAGGTTTCCTCTCAGACGACCTACGTCGCGTGGCAT GGCCAATCTTGCTCGGTTCATCATCTGGGGACGGGGCCGGTAGCGACCAGATCGGGCATGCCGTCGGGAGTCCTGCTCTCGCCACAGGAGACTGGAAGGACCTCCCACGCCACAGAGACGAGGACCAGGTCGAGCTCGATGTGAAACGGTCCTTCATATATTACCCCAACG TCCGGTCCGATACCCAGCTCGAGCGGTATAAATCCGAACTTTCTTCTCTCATCCTTGAGGTCTTGCGTCGAAGCCCCTACCTATGCTACTTTCAGGGCTACCACGACATTTGCCAGGTCTTCATGCTTGTCTTGGAGCCTGCCCAGAGGGCCAGATTGGTCTCCCGCCTGTCCATCCTCCGCATTCGGGACTTCATGCTACCCAACCTCGGGCCGACCACTGCTCAGCTAGAACTACTGCCCGACATTCTTCTCAGGGCCGACCCCGAACTGCGCCGGCACGTCGCATCCACGGAGCCCTTCTACGCCTTGGCCGGCACCCTGACAATGTATGCCCATAACATTGAGGCATATCGTGACATCTCTCGCCTGTTCGACGTTTTGCTCGCCCGAGAGCCCGTCTTTAGCTTGTATCTGTTTGCGCAGATTGTCATAGATCGCCGCGCCGAGATTTTGGCCATTGACGAACCGGATATGCTTCAGGTCTTCCTCGCCAAGATCCCGAGTAACATGGATCTCGATGCCCTCATCGGCAGGTCTGTCTCTCTTTGCGAAACCTATCCGCCGGACTCGCTGCCGTCATGGAAGCGAGTGTCGACCGCAAGTGTCCtcaagacggcgacgaatgTCAGCCTCTGTGCCGAGCAACGGTTCGAGGACGGTCATGCCTACTTCCAGCAGCAGGCAAAGGAGATCCGGCAGCTGGAGATGCGCAACTGGGCCAGGATGACCCTTCGGCGATATCGACGGCCCGCCAGGGCAATCGGTTTCGCCGTTCTCGTTGCCGCCATTGCGTACGTTTTGCGGCGCAACCAATCCATCCTCTACCACCACATCACGTTACTATTTTCAAGATGA